Within the Candidatus Anaeroferrophillus wilburensis genome, the region CATCACCATCAGAAAGCAAACCGAAGATGCCCTGGAAAAAGCCGCCCGTCTGGATCCTCTGACCGGCATCCTTAATCGCCGGGCTTTCATCCGCCGGCTTGACGATGAAAAGATTCGTTTTCTCCGCAACAACCGACCTTTCTGTCTGGTCATGGCTGACATCGATTTTTTCAAAGAGGTCAACGACACCTACGGACACAGTGCCGGGGATCATATCCTGGTCCAGCTGGCCAACTTGATGACAACCACCCTGCGCTCCCAGGACAGTATCAGCCGCTGGGGTGGCGAGGAGTTCCTCTTTCTCCTGCCGGAAACCGACCTTCATGGCGGCATCTATGCTGCTGACAAGCTGCGAAGCCTGATTGAAATTCATGACTTCTCCTATGAGCAGCACCATCTGTCCATCACCGTCAGCTTCGGGATCTCTGTCTATCAGGAGGGCATGACCATCGATGATTGCCTGAGAAAAGCCGATGACAATCTTTATCTGGCAAAAAGGAAGGGCCGCAACCAGGTCGTTTCATAGATTGCCCGCAGGATGGCTACGGGCAGAAATGCAGATCTTCCTTGGAATGGTTTGATGGCAGGGGCATCACGCTGCTCCAGGGCGGCGGCAATGGGCACTATGAATATTCCCACAGACGAGTTCCATGCCGGGCTATCCGAAAAATCCAACAACGGAGGAAACCATGGGCAACCATCGCCGCCAACACGTCTGCCGCTGGCTTTCTATTATAGCGGCTGTTTTTCTCTTTTTTGCCATCACCCAAGCAGCTGAGCAAGCCAGCCAAAAACCCGCAGTTGAAGTACCAATCAGCTACGAGAACTATGATGCCATAATCAATGGCACCATTTCCCGGCAGGCCACCACCTCACCGCTGAACATCAGCGGCACGTTCACCAATAACTATTGGGAAAGCCTCTGCAACATCAATGCGTACATCACGGTTATCAGACCGACAGCAGAAAAAGAGCAACCACTGCGGCTCTATCTGGGCGACCTCGAAGAGAGGAGTAAGACATCATTTCAGTCCTCGGTTCCCGCGCCGGAAAGGGTGGGTACTATCAACCTCACCATCACCTATGAGATCTGCAGCAAACGCGCCCAAAGTCCACCTGAGTTCATCTCAGTCGATATCAGCTGGCCAAAGCAGGAATGAGCTGTCGCATGGTACAGCGGACAATGAAACAGGCCATCAAAACCCTTTGCGTATCAATCTTGGCCGGGGTTTTGCCCAACATCGGCGAACGTCCTGCTATGACAGTGGAATGAGGCACATAAAGGTCAGTCCCTGGGGACCCGCCTGGAAATTATGACTCTCCCCACCGGGGATGAACACCACTTCCTGAGGTTTCAACGCCGATTGCTGGCCATTGAACGTCAGCACGCCGCTGCCGGCAAGAATAAAAACCTCATGCTCAAAATCATGGTCATGGTAGGGAGTTTTCCCCTCCGGTTCCACTTCAAAAATCCGCATAGCAAAATTTTTGGCACCGTCCGCCTCATTGATGACCCAGCGGACACTGACCCCCTGCGCCCCTTCTATCTCCACCGGCTCCAAAGGTACGTCGGTATAGTGAACATGTTTCATTGCTCCATCTCCTTGTTTTAACGGTAGTTACTGAAACAGCCGGTTGCCGGAAGATGCCCCGACACGGCGCATATTTCACCTTGAGCAGCTACAGCAACCCATCATAGCTGCTGCCGGCAACGATCGCAAATCCCCGGATGATTGTCGGTTGCTTCGGTCAACATCGTGCTATAGCGCCAGCAGCGCTGACATTTGTCACCGGCGGCCGGAGCTACGGTCACCTTCACATCAGGCTGCTCGTCACTCTCGCCCTTTTCTCCAGCAGCCAGCACCAGCACCTCCACCTGGGAAACCATGAAAATATCCGTCAACTGCGGCTGGTAGCGCTGCAGCAGTTCCAGCGTCTCTCCCCGGGCAGCCAACTGCAGACGGGCATCAAGGGAAAGGCCGATCAGCTTTTCCTGCCGGGCGGTCTCTAGCTTCTTCAAAGCTGTTTTACGAATATCGAGCAACCCGCTCCAGACCGCTGCCAACTGCGGATTGAAACAGCTTTCAGGCAGCAGCAAAAACTCATGGAGGAAAATGCTGTCATCAGTTTCAGCTGCCGGCATATGCTGCCAAACCTCATCGGCAGTAAAGGAAAGGATGGGGGCGCACATACGCACCAAGGCGTTGACAATCAGGTGAAGAGCGGTCTGGGTTGACCGGCGCATGGACGAATCGGCGGCCGTGATATAGAGCCGGTCCTTGACCACATCAAGATAAAAACCACTCAATTCGACCACGCAAAAGTTATGGATGGCATGATATATAGCATGAAATTCATAGGCTTCATAGGCAGCCAGCACCTTTTTCTGCAGCTGGCACACCTGATGCAACGCCCATTGATCCAGCTCTTCCATGCTGCCATAGTCAACCGCATTGACGGCAGGATCATAGTCAAACAGGTTGGCCAGCAGGAACCTGAGCGTATTTCTGATCCGCCGGTAGGCCTCCACCAGCCGGGAAAGAATCTCCTCGGAAATCCGGATATCATCCCGGTAATCCTGGGCGGCTACCCAAAGACGAAGGATTTCAGCACCATACTTCTTGACAACTTTTTCTGGAGAAATAACGTTGCCAGCCGATTTGGACATCTTTTTCCCGGCCCCGTCGACAACAAAACCATGGGTCAGAACCGCCTTATAGGGGCTGGTTCCCCGGGCCCCCACCGACGCCAGCAGGGAGCTGTGGAACCAGCCTCGATGCTGGTCGCTGCCCTCCAGGTAGAGATCAGCCGGATACTCAAGATAATCACGAGCCTTAAGAACGGCGGCATAACTAACCCCGGAATCAAACCAGACATCAAGAATATCCGTTTCCTTATCAAAGACATCATGCCCGCAATCCGGGCAGACAGTTGCCGGCGGCAGGAAAAAGGCCGCATCTTCAGCGAACCAGACATCTGCCCCCTGCTCGGCAAACACATCAGCAACCCTGTTCATCAACTGTTCATCAATCAGCGGCCGGCCGCATTGCCGGCAGTAAAATACCGGGATCGGCACCCCCCAGACCCGCTGCCGTGAAATGCACCAGTCCGGACGGTTTTCAACCATACCATAGATCCGCTCACGCCCCCAGGTCGGAATCCAGGTAACCTGGTTAATCGCCTCCAAGGCCCGCTGCCGGAGATCGTTACGCTCCATGGAAATAAACCATTGTTCCGTGGAACGAAAAATGATCGCTTTCTTGCACCGCCAGCAATGGGGATAAGAGTGTGACAGCGGCTTGCTGGCCACCAGGGCACCACACTCCTCCAGTTTGGCGATCACCGCCGGGTTGGCGGCAAAAACAAACTGGCCGGCAAAGAATTCCACCTCATCGGTAAAACGCCCCTGGTCATCAACCGGCGCATAGACATCAAGGCCATAGGCAAGGCCAACTTCATAGTCTTCCTGGCCATGCCCAGGCGCCGTATGCACACAACCGGTTCCCGCTTCAAGGGTAACGTGGTCACCCATGATAATCAGCGACTGCCGTTCATAAAGGGGATGGCGACAGGTGCAACGCTCAAAATCCTTTGGATTCACTGTTCCCAGAACGTCACCCCGGTCCAGCCCTGCCTCGACACAAAACTTTTCCCGCAGACCCTCGGCAACGATATAGACCTCATCATCAACCTGCAGTGCCTCATAGACTAAATCAGGATGGAGGGCAATAGCAAGGTTGGCAGGGATTGTCCATGGCGTGGTCGTCCAAATGACCAGAAAGACCTTCTGGCCGGCAAGAAAAGGATAGGTGGCTGACAGATCATCTTCCAAGGCAAATTTCACGTAGATCGAAGGTGATGTTTCATCCTCATACTCGACCTCAGCTTCGGCCAGGGCCGTCTGGCAGGTTGAACACCAGTAGATGGGTTTTTTTCGTTTATAGAGTCCTCCATTGCCGGCAAACTTAGCCAGCTCCCTCACTATAGCTCCTTCATAGGGGTAGTTCATGGTCAGGTAGGGATTATCCCACTCACCAAAGATCCCCAGACGCTCAAACTCATCCCGCTGGATGGCAATAAACTTGGCGGCATAATCCCGGCAGGCTTGGCGAACCTCCACCTGGCTCATTTCTGCCTTGCGGCGACCAAGGTCTTTATCCACCTGATGCTCGATGGGCAGGCCATGACAATCCCAACCGGGTACATAATGGCAGCGGCAAC harbors:
- a CDS encoding cupin domain-containing protein; this encodes MKHVHYTDVPLEPVEIEGAQGVSVRWVINEADGAKNFAMRIFEVEPEGKTPYHDHDFEHEVFILAGSGVLTFNGQQSALKPQEVVFIPGGESHNFQAGPQGLTFMCLIPLS
- the ileS gene encoding isoleucine--tRNA ligase, translating into MDYKETLNLPQTRFPMRGNLVQREPESIRVWEERAVYRRLLERRAAAPAFVLHDGPPYANGHLHMGHALNKILKDIILKARSMAGCRCHYVPGWDCHGLPIEHQVDKDLGRRKAEMSQVEVRQACRDYAAKFIAIQRDEFERLGIFGEWDNPYLTMNYPYEGAIVRELAKFAGNGGLYKRKKPIYWCSTCQTALAEAEVEYEDETSPSIYVKFALEDDLSATYPFLAGQKVFLVIWTTTPWTIPANLAIALHPDLVYEALQVDDEVYIVAEGLREKFCVEAGLDRGDVLGTVNPKDFERCTCRHPLYERQSLIIMGDHVTLEAGTGCVHTAPGHGQEDYEVGLAYGLDVYAPVDDQGRFTDEVEFFAGQFVFAANPAVIAKLEECGALVASKPLSHSYPHCWRCKKAIIFRSTEQWFISMERNDLRQRALEAINQVTWIPTWGRERIYGMVENRPDWCISRQRVWGVPIPVFYCRQCGRPLIDEQLMNRVADVFAEQGADVWFAEDAAFFLPPATVCPDCGHDVFDKETDILDVWFDSGVSYAAVLKARDYLEYPADLYLEGSDQHRGWFHSSLLASVGARGTSPYKAVLTHGFVVDGAGKKMSKSAGNVISPEKVVKKYGAEILRLWVAAQDYRDDIRISEEILSRLVEAYRRIRNTLRFLLANLFDYDPAVNAVDYGSMEELDQWALHQVCQLQKKVLAAYEAYEFHAIYHAIHNFCVVELSGFYLDVVKDRLYITAADSSMRRSTQTALHLIVNALVRMCAPILSFTADEVWQHMPAAETDDSIFLHEFLLLPESCFNPQLAAVWSGLLDIRKTALKKLETARQEKLIGLSLDARLQLAARGETLELLQRYQPQLTDIFMVSQVEVLVLAAGEKGESDEQPDVKVTVAPAAGDKCQRCWRYSTMLTEATDNHPGICDRCRQQL
- a CDS encoding sensor domain-containing diguanylate cyclase — translated: MPPKSQGSKNQILNEDFFHRFAELGYTWESWYDPAGNYLYVSPACERISGYSPDEFYQDSQLMERIIDPKFRNTWRNHIHKRLVSGELERLDLRIITKNGDERWIGHYCQTIYDHNGQILGTRSTNTDITIRKQTEDALEKAARLDPLTGILNRRAFIRRLDDEKIRFLRNNRPFCLVMADIDFFKEVNDTYGHSAGDHILVQLANLMTTTLRSQDSISRWGGEEFLFLLPETDLHGGIYAADKLRSLIEIHDFSYEQHHLSITVSFGISVYQEGMTIDDCLRKADDNLYLAKRKGRNQVVS